A part of Planococcus sp. MB-3u-03 genomic DNA contains:
- the ftsE gene encoding cell division ATP-binding protein FtsE has protein sequence MIQMKNVYKKYPNGIVALNGLNVEIAQGEFVYIVGPSGAGKSTFIKMMYREERPSSGQMLVDGKDIAKLKNRKVPFLRRDIGVVFQDFKLLPRLNVYENVAFALEVIEEKPQIIKERVMEVLDMVGLKHKAKMFPRELSGGEQQRVSIARSIVNTPKVMIADEPTGNLDPDTSWDIMNLFEQINSTGTTIIMATHNREIVNKLRHRVIAIEGGLIVRDAAGGDYGYED, from the coding sequence ATGATACAAATGAAGAATGTCTATAAAAAATATCCGAACGGCATTGTGGCACTCAACGGATTGAATGTTGAAATTGCCCAGGGCGAATTTGTATATATCGTCGGCCCGAGCGGAGCTGGTAAATCTACGTTCATCAAAATGATGTACCGTGAAGAGCGTCCATCTTCAGGGCAAATGCTTGTCGATGGAAAAGATATCGCAAAATTGAAGAACCGGAAAGTTCCTTTTCTTCGCCGTGACATCGGCGTAGTGTTCCAGGATTTCAAACTATTGCCCCGCTTGAACGTTTATGAAAATGTTGCGTTTGCACTCGAAGTCATCGAGGAAAAACCACAAATCATCAAAGAGCGCGTCATGGAAGTCCTCGACATGGTCGGGCTGAAGCACAAAGCGAAAATGTTCCCCCGTGAATTGTCCGGTGGTGAGCAGCAACGTGTATCCATCGCCCGTTCGATCGTCAACACACCGAAAGTGATGATTGCCGATGAACCGACAGGAAACCTTGACCCGGATACATCGTGGGATATCATGAACCTTTTTGAACAGATCAACTCGACAGGGACGACCATCATCATGGCGACCCATAACCGGGAAATCGTCAACAAGTTAAGACATCGCGTCATTGCCATCGAAGGCGGGCTGATTGTGCGCGACGCAGCCGGAGGTGATTACGGCTATGAAGATTAG
- the addB gene encoding helicase-exonuclease AddAB subunit AddB, giving the protein MSLRIVYGRAGTGKTRFVQEEIADSLKDQADGDPIFLIVPDQMSFSTEYRLSAAYGMNGMIRAQAVTFKRLAWRVLQEVGGISRKEIDTFGYRMLIRSLLEEHKEEFNLFRRAAGKRGFTDQIEQLIKEFSRYCIDCDELGTIRSSLETAGAPRTLQDKAADLELILLEIDRRLGKVFVDSEGHLGLLSEKIRHSETIKHSAIYIDGFVSFTAREFQIIEELLKHAKSVTIVLPMDDTSSTEDEQSLFYQSAVTASRLTDLAASEGIGLEPEVYLQEPKRFMNEELLHIERFIETFPAPSIEGQGAVELVEASNRRAEIHELARSIRQQVMDGCRYNDIAVLYRQPEVYDELINTIFPQYDIPYFISQKKSMLHHPLIEFSRSALEAVIGNYAYEPVFRALKTDLFFPEGNVSKWRERGDQLENFVLANGIYGDRWFDDKRWIYKKYRGLEFHSGIQTDEELALQMELQTVRDVVRDPLERLKTRLGDCVTGRDFATALFQFIEELDVYSKIQLLKDREEADHQLLAATEHEQAWNQWVGVLDQFVLMFGDKELDMQSAARILDEGFETLEFSRIPPSLDQVTIAKMDLARLMDIRSVFIIGANDGVLPQRIEHEGLLTDAEREWFQKIGIELAPSSRMRLMDETYMAYRSFSSASDRLSVSYPIADEEGKALLPSLYIRKIADLLQLEPKLAAIGPEELHEPDPLEYISHPRATLSHLAAQIRSGELTGQWQAVLDYYREDPLWSAIIHQVFKPLSHGKAEKLSEEIAESLYGAPIASSVSRIETYHSCQFAHYAAYGLKLEERSQYRLAAPAMGDLFHAAIKWISDEVMQLGVSWSSLSKEQCADLAKRAIEQLSPYFVNQILLSSHRYRYIQYKLEGIIRQTAFMLSKHAQVSGFVPVALEVGFGTKEAIPPLDIPLERGRKMNVRGRIDRIDSTDIGGKPYLRVVDYKSSKQGLDLGEVYHGLALQTFTYLDVALTHSKRWLGEQAEPAGVLYFHMHNPMLKMTKLLTAEELEEELAKSFKMNGLVVEDPEVIQAMDDQIDGYSNVIPVRLYKNGSVSKGSSKTVEKDDMETIRKFVRKKHQGAGNGILDGNTAVSPYRLKDDTPCQFCNFRAVCQFDPSDPDQSYRKLPVLSPDQAVEKIRKELSADDTGKTE; this is encoded by the coding sequence ATGTCTTTACGAATTGTCTACGGGCGCGCCGGTACCGGAAAAACCCGTTTTGTCCAAGAAGAAATCGCCGATAGTTTGAAAGACCAAGCGGATGGGGATCCGATATTTCTGATCGTCCCGGACCAGATGTCTTTTTCTACGGAGTATCGTTTGTCCGCCGCATACGGCATGAACGGCATGATCCGTGCGCAGGCCGTGACTTTCAAGCGTCTTGCCTGGCGTGTATTACAGGAAGTCGGCGGGATCAGCCGCAAGGAAATCGACACATTCGGCTATCGCATGCTGATCCGCAGCTTGCTTGAAGAACATAAAGAGGAGTTTAATTTATTCAGAAGAGCTGCAGGCAAACGGGGCTTCACCGACCAAATCGAGCAATTGATCAAAGAGTTTTCACGTTATTGCATCGATTGCGATGAACTCGGCACCATCCGGTCATCCCTTGAAACAGCCGGAGCCCCGAGGACGCTGCAGGACAAGGCAGCAGATCTCGAACTCATCTTGCTGGAAATCGACCGCAGGCTTGGCAAAGTGTTCGTGGATTCCGAAGGCCATCTCGGCTTATTGAGCGAGAAGATCCGCCATTCGGAAACGATCAAGCATTCGGCTATTTATATCGATGGGTTCGTCAGTTTTACAGCGCGCGAGTTCCAAATCATTGAAGAGTTGTTGAAGCATGCCAAATCGGTGACGATCGTCTTGCCGATGGATGACACAAGCAGTACGGAGGATGAACAGTCGTTATTCTACCAATCTGCCGTCACTGCAAGCCGGCTTACGGATCTTGCCGCATCGGAAGGAATCGGGCTAGAACCGGAAGTGTATTTGCAAGAGCCAAAACGTTTCATGAACGAGGAACTTCTGCATATCGAACGCTTCATCGAAACGTTCCCTGCCCCATCCATCGAAGGGCAAGGAGCCGTCGAATTGGTCGAAGCGTCCAACCGGCGCGCTGAAATCCATGAGCTCGCCCGCTCGATCCGGCAGCAGGTGATGGATGGCTGCCGCTATAACGATATAGCGGTGCTGTACCGCCAGCCGGAAGTGTACGACGAATTGATCAACACCATTTTTCCGCAATACGATATCCCTTACTTTATCAGCCAAAAAAAATCGATGCTTCATCATCCATTGATCGAATTCAGCCGCTCTGCACTCGAAGCGGTCATCGGCAATTATGCATATGAACCGGTTTTCCGGGCATTGAAGACGGATTTGTTCTTCCCTGAAGGCAATGTCAGCAAATGGCGGGAGCGGGGAGACCAATTGGAGAATTTCGTCCTTGCCAATGGCATCTACGGAGACCGCTGGTTTGATGACAAGCGCTGGATCTATAAAAAATACCGCGGGCTCGAATTTCATTCAGGTATCCAGACAGACGAAGAATTGGCGCTCCAGATGGAATTGCAGACTGTCCGGGATGTGGTGCGCGACCCGCTTGAGCGTTTGAAAACCCGCCTTGGCGACTGCGTCACCGGCCGGGACTTTGCTACAGCGCTGTTTCAGTTTATCGAAGAGCTTGATGTCTATTCGAAAATCCAGCTGCTGAAAGACCGCGAAGAAGCCGACCATCAATTGCTTGCCGCGACGGAGCACGAGCAGGCATGGAATCAATGGGTCGGCGTGCTCGACCAATTCGTCCTGATGTTCGGGGACAAAGAACTGGATATGCAAAGTGCAGCACGGATTCTCGATGAAGGCTTTGAAACTTTGGAGTTTTCACGCATCCCGCCGTCGCTCGATCAAGTGACCATCGCGAAAATGGACCTGGCGCGCTTGATGGACATCCGGTCGGTCTTCATCATCGGCGCAAATGACGGCGTCTTGCCGCAACGCATCGAACACGAAGGGCTCTTGACGGATGCAGAGCGTGAGTGGTTCCAAAAAATCGGTATCGAACTTGCACCGAGCTCCCGCATGCGCTTGATGGATGAAACTTATATGGCATATCGCTCGTTCTCTTCCGCTTCCGATCGGCTAAGCGTCTCTTACCCGATTGCGGACGAAGAAGGGAAGGCCTTATTGCCTTCTTTATATATCAGGAAAATCGCCGATTTGCTTCAGCTTGAGCCCAAATTGGCAGCAATCGGCCCTGAAGAGCTGCATGAGCCGGATCCTTTGGAATACATTAGCCATCCGCGTGCAACACTTTCGCATCTGGCTGCCCAAATCAGGAGCGGGGAGCTTACCGGACAGTGGCAGGCCGTGCTCGATTATTACCGGGAAGACCCGTTGTGGTCGGCGATTATCCATCAGGTGTTCAAGCCTTTGAGCCATGGCAAAGCTGAAAAGCTATCGGAAGAGATCGCTGAATCGCTTTATGGTGCACCGATCGCTTCGAGCGTATCCCGCATCGAGACCTATCATAGCTGCCAATTTGCCCATTATGCAGCTTACGGCTTGAAACTTGAAGAACGCAGCCAATACCGTCTGGCTGCGCCGGCAATGGGAGATTTATTCCATGCCGCAATCAAATGGATTTCCGATGAAGTGATGCAACTCGGCGTTTCCTGGTCGTCGTTAAGCAAAGAACAATGCGCGGATCTCGCCAAGCGGGCGATTGAACAATTATCGCCTTATTTTGTCAACCAGATCCTGTTGAGTTCGCATCGCTATCGCTATATCCAGTACAAACTTGAAGGCATCATCCGCCAAACAGCTTTCATGTTGAGCAAGCATGCACAAGTATCCGGCTTCGTGCCGGTCGCGCTTGAAGTAGGCTTCGGCACGAAAGAAGCGATTCCGCCGCTCGACATTCCGCTCGAACGTGGGCGCAAGATGAATGTCAGGGGGCGTATTGACCGCATCGACTCGACCGATATCGGCGGCAAGCCGTATTTGCGGGTCGTCGATTATAAATCATCCAAGCAGGGCCTGGATCTCGGCGAAGTGTACCATGGCCTGGCCCTGCAAACTTTTACTTATTTGGATGTGGCCTTGACCCATTCGAAGCGCTGGCTTGGGGAGCAGGCGGAACCGGCAGGGGTGCTGTATTTCCATATGCATAACCCAATGTTGAAAATGACGAAATTATTAACTGCTGAAGAGCTGGAAGAGGAACTTGCGAAGTCATTTAAAATGAACGGTTTGGTGGTAGAAGATCCGGAAGTCATACAGGCGATGGACGATCAGATCGACGGGTATTCGAATGTTATTCCAGTGCGCCTCTATAAAAACGGCTCGGTCTCGAAAGGCTCATCGAAAACAGTTGAAAAAGATGATATGGAAACGATCCGCAAATTTGTCCGGAAAAAACACCAAGGGGCAGGGAATGGCATTCTTGACGGCAATACAGCCGTTTCGCCCTACCGCTTGAAAGATGACACGCCTTGCCAATTCTGCAATTTCCGCGCGGTTTGTCAATTCGACCCGAGTGACCCCGACCAGAGCTACCGGAAATTGCCGGTATTGAGCCCCGACCAGGCAGTGGAGAAAATACGCAAGGAGTTGAGCGCTGATGATACCGGAAAAACCGAATGA
- a CDS encoding AzlD domain-containing protein, with amino-acid sequence MGAWFWWMIFGMAVVTYIPRAIPLTFLEGRELPEAVQSVLRNIPYAVLGALIFPAVFFIQENVWFGVIGAASAFAIAFTGANVILVVLGTIAILSVYGLWFG; translated from the coding sequence ATGGGTGCCTGGTTTTGGTGGATGATTTTTGGAATGGCCGTTGTTACTTATATTCCACGCGCAATACCGTTAACCTTTTTGGAAGGACGTGAATTACCGGAAGCTGTACAGAGTGTTTTGCGCAATATTCCTTATGCCGTCCTCGGCGCATTGATTTTCCCGGCCGTGTTCTTCATACAGGAAAACGTCTGGTTTGGCGTGATCGGGGCCGCATCCGCATTTGCCATCGCGTTTACCGGGGCGAACGTTATCCTCGTCGTACTCGGGACCATTGCCATTCTCTCCGTATACGGACTTTGGTTCGGATAA
- a CDS encoding CsbA family protein, translated as MESMVTKFFLSLFVPGLLVILFTRVTFNHYVGLILTVALIAAAVYAGFTHTWLLFVVNAASLTAGFWYASNMYHKRKTAEAHENE; from the coding sequence ATGGAGTCAATGGTGACTAAGTTTTTCCTATCGCTGTTTGTGCCCGGGCTTCTTGTTATCCTGTTTACGCGCGTGACGTTCAACCATTATGTCGGCCTCATATTGACCGTGGCATTGATTGCCGCGGCCGTTTATGCCGGCTTCACACATACGTGGTTATTGTTTGTCGTCAACGCCGCTTCGTTAACAGCTGGTTTCTGGTATGCGAGCAATATGTATCATAAAAGAAAAACAGCCGAAGCTCATGAAAATGAGTGA
- a CDS encoding redoxin domain-containing protein, with product MSKKVIGLLIVAILVIILAVWAVLDSQKEDRALNKMALGSTVDFLPTDEGLAKGELAPDFELTTLKGEEMRLSDYRGKAVILNFWATWCPPCRAEMPHMQTFYENQQDKDVEVVAVNLTTEDRGMTEIENFVEEFGLSFPIPMDVDGDIGALYQAFSIPTSYIIDREGRILHKIVGPMDEEMMNGFIEEINEEES from the coding sequence ATGTCGAAAAAAGTGATCGGGCTTCTGATAGTAGCCATTTTGGTCATCATTCTAGCGGTATGGGCTGTCTTAGATAGCCAAAAAGAAGACCGCGCACTGAATAAAATGGCCCTTGGCAGCACTGTCGATTTTTTGCCGACTGATGAAGGGCTGGCAAAAGGCGAACTCGCTCCCGACTTCGAATTGACGACTTTGAAAGGCGAGGAAATGCGCTTGTCGGATTACCGGGGCAAAGCGGTCATCCTTAATTTTTGGGCGACATGGTGCCCGCCTTGCCGAGCAGAAATGCCGCATATGCAAACTTTCTATGAGAACCAACAGGATAAAGATGTCGAAGTGGTAGCTGTCAATTTGACGACAGAAGACCGCGGCATGACGGAAATCGAAAATTTTGTTGAAGAGTTCGGCTTGAGCTTTCCGATTCCGATGGATGTGGATGGAGATATTGGCGCGCTCTACCAAGCGTTTTCCATTCCGACTTCCTATATCATAGACAGAGAAGGCCGTATCTTGCATAAAATTGTCGGCCCGATGGATGAAGAAATGATGAATGGATTTATCGAAGAAATCAATGAGGAGGAATCATAA
- a CDS encoding PDZ domain-containing protein encodes MLTDFLMAIAMFFLNPVFYVALFAATMLGYFRVKKERRIFRTRIVYGGTEFKRLLKDGWLYALILSVIVAAAGLAVPMEWLIALSIVSIIVMLTGFYHLASFVYLAGAAALVVWLFEANDWVINLGFAEMTGRGLADGWLISVALIAGLLLFIESRMVEKSAAAAASPRLHKSARGLRAAAYISRRLWLIPAVLVVPGEMISEYAPYWPQLPIGETAFSFILFPLVFGFQGRSKRTLPVYLYPKIAKSVTWSAVLTIVLALFGFLWQPMAIIALAAGALFRLGISLYYAQKERSGNYTVTPQAQGVMIIDVLPGSPAEKMGLVRGEIIRKVNGTTVTNETELYEAIQLNAAHCRLE; translated from the coding sequence GTGTTAACGGATTTTTTGATGGCGATCGCCATGTTTTTTCTTAACCCTGTTTTTTATGTCGCATTATTTGCTGCGACGATGCTTGGATATTTTCGCGTTAAAAAAGAACGCCGCATTTTCCGCACGCGGATCGTGTATGGCGGAACAGAATTTAAACGCTTGCTGAAAGATGGCTGGTTGTATGCGTTAATCTTATCGGTCATCGTGGCTGCTGCCGGTTTGGCAGTGCCGATGGAATGGTTGATTGCACTCAGCATCGTGAGCATTATCGTCATGCTGACAGGTTTTTACCACCTGGCTTCTTTCGTCTATTTGGCGGGAGCGGCAGCGCTGGTCGTCTGGTTGTTCGAAGCCAATGATTGGGTGATCAATCTAGGGTTCGCCGAAATGACGGGCAGGGGGCTTGCGGACGGCTGGCTCATTTCAGTCGCGTTGATTGCAGGGCTTTTGCTATTCATCGAAAGCCGCATGGTCGAAAAGTCAGCTGCCGCTGCCGCTTCGCCGCGTTTGCATAAATCGGCTCGCGGATTGCGTGCCGCTGCCTATATTTCACGCCGCCTATGGCTGATACCGGCTGTTCTGGTCGTCCCTGGAGAAATGATTTCCGAATACGCACCGTACTGGCCACAGCTGCCGATCGGGGAAACGGCCTTTTCATTCATTTTGTTCCCGCTGGTATTTGGTTTCCAAGGGCGCAGCAAACGCACGCTGCCTGTTTATTTGTATCCAAAAATCGCGAAATCGGTCACTTGGTCAGCTGTGTTGACGATCGTCCTTGCCTTATTCGGTTTTCTTTGGCAGCCGATGGCGATTATCGCGCTGGCCGCCGGAGCGTTGTTCCGTTTGGGAATTAGCTTGTATTATGCACAGAAAGAGCGCAGCGGGAATTACACCGTGACACCACAAGCGCAAGGCGTCATGATCATCGACGTGCTTCCGGGATCTCCTGCAGAGAAGATGGGGCTTGTGCGCGGGGAAATCATCCGCAAAGTGAACGGCACGACCGTAACGAATGAAACAGAACTATACGAAGCAATCCAGCTCAATGCAGCGCATTGCCGCCTGGAATGA
- a CDS encoding trans-sulfuration enzyme family protein yields MTSIDTKSVHTAGMEERTIRPKVMPIYQTSAFSFSSLEELEGYYEGNGTYLYTRTANPNTDALGQTVAQLEGAPKGVAASSGMSAILAGILSVAEAGDHILAAEDVYGGTFHLLKEELRRLGITVHFADFSETGTIEQMLVDFPEVKLMVSESITNPFLRIEDIEGLVQLKNQYGVKVMIDNTFATPYTFTPYTQGVDLVVHSATKYLGGHSDVTSGVLVGDPALIEEATKRVVNLGMNLSPFEAWLTIRGIKTLALRMEKQNANAQAIADFLQDKARVWYPGKGAIVSFELPETADVSAFFSSLGWIKIVPTLAGVETTVSYPFGTSHRALSAEEKARIGVTERVVRLSAGIEGIEDILGQLQQAFN; encoded by the coding sequence ATGACATCAATCGATACAAAATCTGTACACACAGCGGGAATGGAAGAGCGGACAATCCGCCCGAAAGTCATGCCAATCTACCAAACATCGGCTTTTTCCTTCTCTTCTTTAGAAGAGTTGGAGGGCTATTATGAAGGAAACGGAACTTATCTCTACACGCGGACAGCTAACCCGAACACGGATGCACTCGGCCAGACAGTCGCACAGCTAGAAGGTGCCCCAAAAGGCGTTGCTGCGTCTTCGGGCATGTCCGCGATACTCGCGGGTATCCTGTCCGTCGCAGAAGCGGGAGACCATATCCTCGCCGCAGAGGATGTATACGGAGGCACTTTCCATTTGCTGAAGGAAGAATTGAGAAGGCTTGGCATTACGGTCCATTTCGCTGATTTCTCGGAAACCGGCACGATTGAGCAGATGTTGGTCGATTTCCCTGAAGTGAAATTGATGGTGAGCGAATCGATTACCAATCCATTTTTGCGAATCGAAGACATCGAAGGGCTCGTCCAATTGAAAAATCAATACGGCGTTAAAGTGATGATTGATAATACATTCGCGACGCCTTATACGTTTACACCTTATACACAAGGCGTGGATTTGGTCGTACATAGCGCCACCAAGTACCTTGGCGGGCATAGTGATGTCACATCAGGCGTATTGGTAGGCGATCCCGCTTTAATCGAAGAAGCCACAAAACGTGTCGTGAATCTCGGCATGAACCTAAGTCCTTTTGAAGCATGGCTAACGATACGCGGCATCAAAACATTGGCGCTTCGTATGGAAAAGCAAAACGCCAATGCACAGGCGATTGCCGACTTCCTGCAAGACAAGGCACGGGTGTGGTATCCGGGGAAAGGCGCGATTGTTTCATTTGAACTTCCTGAAACTGCCGACGTCTCAGCCTTCTTTTCTTCACTCGGCTGGATCAAGATCGTTCCGACTTTGGCTGGTGTCGAAACGACCGTCTCTTATCCATTCGGCACGTCTCACCGTGCATTATCCGCAGAAGAAAAAGCGCGGATCGGTGTAACTGAGCGCGTCGTCAGGCTTTCCGCCGGAATCGAAGGCATTGAAGATATACTTGGGCAGCTGCAGCAGGCATTTAACTGA
- a CDS encoding TVP38/TMEM64 family protein, whose protein sequence is MENIVELTQSYRAFGPLIGFCCRLLNRFAVLPLFVFVFANATAYGLWLGFLLSWGGAVAGSYTVFLLIRKFGQARFMNFMTRHEKVERLIHWVERNGFGPLFLLLCFPFTPSALVNLVAGLSNISRHYYLLTLMAGKFVMVLTISYVGYDIRALFTQPIRTGIVIAVIVLLYVIGKILEKRLNKKVEADFKRAKEEREKERLS, encoded by the coding sequence ATGGAAAACATTGTCGAGTTAACGCAATCTTACCGGGCATTTGGCCCGCTCATCGGGTTTTGCTGCCGTTTATTGAATCGTTTTGCCGTTTTGCCGCTCTTTGTCTTCGTCTTCGCCAATGCGACAGCCTATGGCCTATGGCTCGGGTTCCTCCTGTCATGGGGCGGGGCAGTCGCCGGTTCGTATACCGTTTTCCTGCTGATCCGCAAGTTCGGGCAAGCGCGATTCATGAATTTCATGACGCGCCATGAGAAAGTCGAAAGGCTCATCCATTGGGTGGAGCGCAACGGCTTCGGCCCTTTGTTCTTGCTGCTGTGTTTCCCGTTTACGCCGTCGGCATTGGTCAACTTAGTGGCCGGGCTATCAAATATCAGCCGCCATTATTACTTATTGACCTTGATGGCGGGCAAATTCGTCATGGTCTTGACGATTTCATACGTCGGCTATGATATCCGCGCTTTGTTCACACAGCCGATCCGGACAGGTATCGTCATTGCTGTCATCGTACTGCTTTATGTTATCGGGAAAATTTTGGAGAAGCGGCTCAACAAAAAAGTGGAAGCCGACTTCAAAAGAGCGAAAGAAGAACGCGAAAAAGAACGGCTATCTTAA
- a CDS encoding murein hydrolase activator EnvC family protein: MNSKSKWMLSGVSSILALSLLMPSAHANSSKLDELEQEQQQVQKEQQKLEKERKELEEKEEDLSSGIQKKQVEIQETSSKLDRIVSEIQQLDKKMQETQSKIDTVQAEIDQTKDEIDELKEAIKELERKIDERTELLKERARAIQMSGGSVEYIDVLLGANSFIDFIDRFSAVNTLIEADREIMREQAADKKELAAKKEAVETILANQEERRAELVSLKASLDSQKKEQAGLKNQMEAEQKRLASEKNNLEAQHEEALEVSAAVEKQIMGQQSRMAKLAQQEEAERTRIAEAERKAAAEKAAAEKAAAERAAAEKAAAERAAAEKAAAEKAAAEKAATKSSSASASTASPAPAATPAPTPAPAPAPVVKPSANFVMPASGRHTSGFGGRDIGDGAETHLGYDIANSPGTPVVASAAGYVSFAGSMGGYGNVIIINHSINGQPYATAYAHLSSIGVSVGQKVDQRQFIGGMGNTGRSTGPHLHFEIHVGSWNGSRSNAVNPANYLSY, encoded by the coding sequence TTGAATTCGAAGTCTAAATGGATGTTGTCCGGTGTTTCATCAATTCTCGCACTGTCTTTGCTGATGCCTAGTGCACACGCAAACAGCAGCAAGCTCGATGAATTGGAACAGGAGCAACAGCAAGTGCAAAAAGAACAGCAAAAATTGGAAAAAGAACGTAAAGAGCTGGAAGAAAAAGAAGAAGATTTAAGCTCGGGCATCCAAAAGAAACAAGTCGAGATCCAAGAAACGTCTTCAAAGCTCGACCGCATCGTTTCGGAAATCCAGCAATTGGACAAGAAAATGCAGGAAACACAGTCTAAGATCGATACTGTACAAGCCGAAATCGATCAAACCAAAGATGAAATCGATGAATTGAAAGAAGCGATCAAAGAGCTCGAGCGTAAAATCGACGAGCGTACTGAATTATTGAAAGAACGTGCTCGCGCCATCCAGATGAGTGGCGGATCTGTCGAATACATAGATGTTCTATTGGGCGCTAATAGCTTTATCGATTTTATCGACCGTTTTTCAGCAGTCAACACCTTGATCGAAGCTGACCGCGAAATCATGCGTGAACAAGCAGCCGACAAAAAAGAATTGGCTGCAAAAAAAGAAGCGGTTGAAACGATTCTTGCCAATCAAGAAGAACGCCGCGCTGAACTGGTTTCATTGAAAGCATCATTAGATAGCCAGAAAAAAGAACAAGCTGGCTTGAAAAACCAAATGGAAGCAGAACAGAAACGTTTAGCTTCAGAGAAAAACAATTTGGAAGCACAGCATGAAGAAGCACTTGAAGTCAGCGCTGCAGTCGAGAAGCAGATTATGGGGCAGCAATCCCGCATGGCGAAATTGGCTCAGCAAGAAGAAGCTGAACGCACGCGTATTGCAGAAGCGGAACGCAAAGCGGCAGCTGAAAAAGCCGCTGCAGAAAAGGCCGCAGCTGAGCGTGCAGCAGCAGAGAAAGCAGCAGCTGAACGGGCAGCAGCCGAAAAAGCGGCAGCTGAAAAAGCAGCAGCCGAAAAAGCAGCAACTAAATCTTCATCAGCAAGTGCCAGCACTGCAAGCCCGGCACCAGCAGCAACTCCGGCACCAACGCCAGCACCGGCACCGGCTCCTGTCGTCAAGCCATCAGCAAACTTCGTGATGCCGGCATCAGGGCGCCATACATCAGGATTTGGCGGACGTGATATCGGAGACGGCGCGGAGACGCATCTTGGCTACGATATCGCCAATAGCCCAGGTACGCCGGTTGTTGCTTCAGCTGCTGGATATGTATCATTTGCAGGGTCAATGGGCGGTTACGGGAATGTCATCATCATCAACCATTCGATTAACGGGCAACCATATGCGACAGCATATGCACACTTAAGTTCGATTGGCGTATCGGTCGGCCAAAAAGTCGACCAACGCCAGTTTATCGGCGGAATGGGCAATACCGGACGTTCGACAGGGCCACACTTACATTTTGAAATCCACGTGGGATCTTGGAATGGTTCGCGTAGCAACGCTGTGAACCCAGCCAATTATCTTTCTTATTAA
- the cccB gene encoding cytochrome c551 codes for MKKQLMTVLFGSVLVLGACGGGEETSPEEPADTGGDTETETTTVDAEAVIQQNCISCHGENLEGQGNFPALNDVGSRLSQEEILSVIENGQGSMPPNIIEGEEAQAVAEYLASQQ; via the coding sequence ATGAAAAAGCAATTGATGACCGTATTGTTCGGTTCTGTTCTTGTGCTTGGTGCATGCGGCGGCGGGGAAGAAACATCTCCTGAAGAACCAGCTGATACAGGCGGCGATACAGAAACTGAAACAACAACAGTGGATGCAGAAGCAGTCATTCAACAAAACTGTATTTCATGCCACGGTGAAAACTTAGAAGGCCAGGGCAACTTCCCGGCATTGAATGATGTAGGATCGCGCTTGTCACAAGAAGAAATCCTGTCAGTCATTGAAAATGGTCAAGGTTCTATGCCTCCGAATATCATCGAAGGCGAAGAAGCACAGGCTGTAGCAGAATATCTAGCAAGCCAACAATAA